In Gloeocapsa sp. DLM2.Bin57, the following proteins share a genomic window:
- a CDS encoding chemotaxis protein CheW: MVSNPDFFKENNQERPAELPEEIKHRQGELHLRFNLSSGDEFALPAMGIKEVMRQEPDMITPIPNASDLLLGTINLRGQVIWVADLGSFLQDMGVLNTERAEIPVIAIEDQDLALGLAVERLGDMEWLDVETLQMPLNVPDYIAPYVQGEWVITDEEDENKKTYLRLLDQVAILRSARWVTLRSSQWVN, encoded by the coding sequence ATGGTTAGTAACCCAGATTTTTTCAAAGAAAACAACCAAGAAAGACCCGCGGAATTACCCGAAGAGATTAAACATCGTCAGGGTGAGTTACATCTTAGATTTAACTTATCTTCGGGTGATGAATTTGCTCTTCCTGCCATGGGTATTAAAGAAGTAATGCGACAAGAACCAGATATGATTACCCCAATTCCTAATGCCTCAGATTTATTATTAGGAACGATAAATTTAAGGGGACAGGTAATCTGGGTAGCTGATTTAGGAAGCTTTCTGCAAGATATGGGTGTTTTAAACACAGAAAGAGCTGAAATCCCCGTAATAGCGATCGAAGACCAAGATTTGGCTTTAGGATTAGCAGTAGAAAGATTAGGGGATATGGAGTGGTTAGATGTAGAGACCCTACAAATGCCGCTTAATGTACCGGATTATATCGCTCCTTATGTACAGGGAGAATGGGTAATAACCGACGAAGAGGACGAAAACAAAAAAACTTATTTAAGATTATTAGACCAAGTAGCAATTTTACGGTCAGCAAGGTGGGTAACATTACGTTCATCACAATGGGTAAATTAA
- a CDS encoding DUF2811 domain-containing protein: MSTSVSILAEIPEELHESLANYLETHPNWDQDRVFAAALSLFLLQNGDRAKNYRSCARVYLETLFQDNI; this comes from the coding sequence ATGAGCACATCTGTAAGCATTTTGGCTGAAATTCCCGAAGAATTACACGAATCTTTAGCTAATTATCTAGAAACTCACCCCAATTGGGACCAAGATCGCGTTTTTGCCGCTGCACTTTCTTTGTTTTTACTTCAAAACGGCGATCGCGCTAAAAACTATCGCTCCTGCGCCCGTGTTTATCTAGAAACTCTTTTTCAAGACAATATCTAA
- a CDS encoding YvcK family protein, whose amino-acid sequence MDNLSQKKSVKKANQWLKWYQWLSPGLFVKRWLLITISGVLLAGFGIAIWSNLTPVYRIMALVSGLLEVITEIMPSYVSGPLVIIAGLFLIFWGQSSTVNTITRVLKPENDEQILDLLMNHRRLNRGPKIVTIGGGTGLSNLLRGLKEYSANITAIVTVADDGGSSGRLRREIGVLPPGDIRNCLAALADEEKLLTELFQYRFNAGDGLIGHSFGNLFLTAMSDITGDLEKAIAASSRVLAVRGKVLPSTLTDVNLWVKLTDGRIIEGESSIAKARGKIETIGCHPTEAIALPAAVKAIQEADYLIIGPGSLYTSIIPNLLVPDIVKAIAESQAPSIYICNIMTEPGETDEYSVSDHIRAIDKVTKGKIFDAVLVNRTLPSDAALERYATENSHPVILDREAIAKLGRGIVLANIMEEETIEGYIRHNSQLLAQVLLRWYHQVSK is encoded by the coding sequence ATGGACAATCTAAGTCAAAAAAAATCAGTTAAAAAAGCCAATCAATGGCTGAAATGGTATCAGTGGCTATCACCTGGGTTATTCGTCAAGCGTTGGTTACTGATTACCATTAGTGGAGTCTTACTCGCTGGATTCGGTATAGCTATTTGGAGTAATTTAACCCCAGTTTATCGAATTATGGCGCTAGTTTCAGGATTATTAGAAGTAATTACCGAAATTATGCCTAGTTATGTGTCTGGACCTTTAGTAATTATCGCTGGTTTATTTTTGATTTTTTGGGGACAAAGTAGTACTGTTAATACCATTACTAGAGTACTTAAACCAGAAAATGACGAGCAAATCCTCGATTTATTGATGAATCATCGTCGTCTCAATCGAGGACCAAAAATCGTCACTATTGGGGGAGGAACAGGATTATCCAACCTCTTACGAGGATTAAAGGAATATAGTGCTAATATCACAGCCATTGTGACTGTAGCAGATGATGGCGGATCTTCGGGAAGATTGCGACGGGAAATCGGAGTATTACCACCAGGAGATATTCGTAATTGTCTAGCAGCTTTAGCTGATGAGGAAAAATTATTGACAGAGTTATTTCAATATCGCTTTAATGCGGGTGATGGTTTAATAGGTCATAGTTTTGGTAATTTATTCTTAACAGCGATGAGTGATATTACAGGAGATTTGGAAAAAGCGATCGCAGCTAGTTCTCGTGTTTTAGCGGTTAGGGGTAAAGTCTTACCCTCGACTTTAACCGATGTCAATCTCTGGGTAAAACTTACTGATGGCAGAATTATCGAAGGTGAGTCTAGTATTGCTAAAGCTAGGGGAAAAATTGAAACTATTGGTTGTCATCCTACTGAAGCGATCGCCTTACCCGCAGCTGTTAAAGCTATTCAAGAAGCAGATTATTTAATCATTGGTCCAGGTAGTCTCTATACTAGTATTATTCCTAATTTGTTAGTTCCTGATATCGTTAAAGCGATCGCTGAGAGTCAAGCACCTAGCATTTATATCTGTAATATAATGACCGAACCTGGAGAAACCGACGAATATAGCGTTTCCGATCATATCCGTGCTATAGATAAGGTAACTAAAGGTAAAATTTTTGATGCAGTTTTGGTTAATCGTACTTTACCATCAGACGCAGCTTTAGAACGTTATGCCACCGAAAACTCTCACCCCGTTATCTTAGATCGCGAGGCGATCGCTAAATTAGGACGGGGTATTGTTTTAGCTAACATTATGGAAGAAGAAACCATTGAAGGATATATTCGTCATAACTCTCAACTTTTAGCCCAAGTTTTGTTACGCTGGTATCATCAAGTATCTAAATAA
- a CDS encoding response regulator produces the protein MSKVLVVDDSLTQRQMISDLLKDYGMTVAIARDGQEALERVSKYSFDLVVLDIVMPKMNGYEVCRRIKSDPRTKNVPVVMCSSKGEEFDRFWGMKQGADAYIAKPFNPPELISTIKQLLRG, from the coding sequence ATGAGCAAAGTTTTGGTAGTAGATGATAGCCTGACCCAAAGACAGATGATCTCAGACCTGTTAAAGGACTATGGGATGACTGTCGCTATTGCCCGTGATGGGCAAGAAGCGTTAGAGCGTGTAAGTAAATATTCCTTTGACCTGGTAGTCCTAGATATAGTCATGCCTAAAATGAATGGCTATGAAGTCTGTCGGCGGATCAAATCAGATCCAAGAACAAAAAATGTGCCAGTAGTCATGTGTTCCTCTAAAGGAGAAGAGTTTGATCGCTTTTGGGGAATGAAGCAAGGGGCAGATGCTTATATAGCCAAACCCTTTAATCCACCAGAATTGATTAGTACCATTAAACAACTTTTACGAGGTTAA
- a CDS encoding site-2 protease family protein — protein sequence MQNNWRLGSLLGIPLYLDPSWFLILALVTLINAQQIDAPGIWSWVAGLAIALLMFSSVLLHELGHSIAALKQGIKVNSITLFLFGGVASIERESKTPLEAFLVAVAGPLVSFALFLGFFTLSNYLPDSGIINQIVSDLATINLVLTLFNLIPGLPLDGGQIFKAIVWKATGDPFTGMVWAAFSGMLVGWLGILFGLFVWFISGAFGGLWLAFIGWFILRNANAYQRIAILQKSLLQIKAAEVMTRDYRVVEGKLTLAEFAQQYILCDDHRNFPYYAATEGRYCGMVRIADLQRFPRSEWDYLTLAKIAYPLTEIPAVGEKTPLYLVIQSLEKISEPWITILSPAGAVAGVIDRGDVVRAIATKLNVPIREADIKRIKSEKAYPSGLDLGAIAASLAKMPIAQDNANIR from the coding sequence ATGCAAAACAACTGGAGATTAGGGTCTTTACTAGGTATTCCACTCTACCTAGACCCTTCCTGGTTTTTGATCTTAGCATTAGTTACTCTGATTAATGCTCAGCAAATTGATGCACCAGGAATTTGGTCTTGGGTAGCGGGTTTAGCTATCGCGCTATTAATGTTTTCTTCTGTGCTTTTACACGAATTAGGACATAGTATAGCCGCGCTAAAACAAGGTATTAAGGTTAATTCTATCACTTTATTTCTCTTTGGGGGGGTAGCTTCCATAGAAAGAGAGTCAAAGACTCCCCTGGAAGCGTTTTTGGTAGCTGTAGCAGGGCCATTGGTTAGTTTTGCTCTATTCCTTGGTTTTTTTACTCTTAGTAACTATTTACCCGATTCAGGAATAATTAACCAGATTGTCTCAGATTTAGCCACAATTAATCTGGTATTAACTTTATTTAATTTGATTCCTGGTTTACCTTTGGATGGAGGACAAATTTTTAAGGCGATCGTCTGGAAAGCTACAGGAGATCCCTTTACAGGAATGGTCTGGGCTGCTTTTTCGGGTATGTTAGTAGGTTGGTTGGGTATTTTATTTGGGCTATTTGTCTGGTTTATTAGTGGTGCATTTGGTGGTTTGTGGTTGGCTTTTATTGGTTGGTTTATTTTACGCAATGCAAATGCTTATCAACGTATTGCTATACTGCAAAAAAGTTTATTACAAATCAAAGCAGCTGAGGTAATGACTCGTGATTATCGCGTAGTTGAAGGTAAGTTAACTCTAGCTGAATTTGCTCAACAATATATTCTCTGTGATGATCATCGTAATTTCCCTTATTATGCAGCTACAGAAGGACGTTATTGCGGAATGGTGAGAATTGCAGATTTACAAAGATTTCCACGCAGTGAATGGGATTATCTAACTTTGGCTAAAATAGCTTATCCTCTGACAGAAATTCCCGCTGTTGGGGAAAAAACGCCCTTATACTTGGTGATTCAGTCTTTGGAGAAAATATCAGAACCCTGGATTACTATTCTATCTCCCGCGGGCGCAGTAGCAGGAGTAATCGATCGTGGTGATGTTGTCAGAGCGATCGCCACTAAGTTAAATGTACCCATTCGGGAAGCTGATATTAAACGAATTAAATCGGAAAAAGCTTATCCTTCTGGTTTAGATTTAGGAGCGATCGCCGCAAGTTTAGCTAAAATGCCTATAGCTCAAGATAATGCTAACATACGTTGA
- the nadA gene encoding quinolinate synthase NadA: MFTTLSQPQTPTIPHDLFTAINELKKELNAVILAHYYQEPDIQDIADYLGDSLGLSQQAASTNAEVIVFAGVHFMAETAKILNPDKLVLLPDLNAGCSLANSCPPEAFAQFKAQHPDHIVISYINCTAEIKAMSDIICTSSNAVKIVEQIPEDQRIIFAPDRNLGRYVMEQTGRELLLWDGSCIVHETFSEKKIVQLQTQYPQAEIIAHPECEPPVLRHANYIGSTTALLQYALQSSQETFIVATEPGIIHQMQKQAPHKQFIPAPGQNNCACNECPYMRLNTLEKIYLAMQNKQPEIVLAPEIMTAALKPIQRMLALS, translated from the coding sequence GTGTTTACTACATTATCTCAACCTCAAACCCCAACAATCCCCCATGATTTATTTACAGCTATAAACGAGCTAAAAAAAGAATTAAACGCCGTAATTTTGGCTCACTATTACCAAGAACCAGATATTCAAGACATAGCTGACTATCTCGGTGATTCTCTCGGTCTTTCCCAACAAGCAGCTAGTACCAACGCAGAGGTCATAGTCTTTGCGGGAGTGCATTTTATGGCAGAAACCGCTAAAATTCTTAATCCAGATAAACTAGTACTCCTACCAGATTTAAACGCGGGTTGTTCCCTCGCTAATAGTTGTCCTCCCGAAGCTTTTGCCCAATTTAAAGCCCAACACCCTGACCATATAGTCATATCCTATATCAATTGCACCGCTGAAATTAAAGCGATGAGTGATATTATCTGTACTAGTTCCAACGCGGTAAAAATTGTGGAACAAATACCAGAGGATCAACGGATTATTTTTGCACCAGATCGCAATTTAGGTCGTTATGTCATGGAACAAACCGGAAGAGAATTACTCCTCTGGGATGGTAGCTGTATAGTCCATGAAACCTTCTCAGAAAAGAAAATTGTCCAGCTACAAACTCAATATCCCCAAGCAGAAATAATCGCTCATCCCGAATGTGAACCCCCTGTATTGCGACACGCTAATTATATTGGCTCTACTACTGCTTTACTTCAATATGCTCTACAAAGTAGTCAAGAAACCTTTATCGTCGCTACAGAGCCAGGAATCATTCACCAAATGCAAAAGCAAGCACCACATAAACAGTTTATACCAGCTCCAGGACAAAATAACTGTGCTTGTAATGAATGTCCCTATATGCGTCTCAATACCCTCGAAAAAATCTATCTAGCGATGCAAAATAAACAACCAGAAATTGTTTTAGCCCCAGAAATTATGACAGCTGCTCTCAAACCAATTCAACGTATGTTAGCATTATCTTGA
- a CDS encoding DUF4278 domain-containing protein, with amino-acid sequence MKLTYRGITYEHNPTVVETTSTSVAGKYRGLDWRFRNLKKAPVIQPVANLTYRGTTYNKAGTTTMTTPNQPQVSTQEKARYLMINHHKHLRNRQQVMLSRAANEIGLAH; translated from the coding sequence ATGAAACTTACATATCGTGGTATTACTTATGAACATAATCCTACGGTTGTAGAAACCACAAGTACTTCTGTAGCAGGTAAATATCGAGGACTTGATTGGAGATTCCGCAACTTGAAAAAAGCACCAGTAATCCAACCTGTGGCTAATTTAACCTATCGTGGCACTACTTACAATAAAGCAGGAACAACAACTATGACTACTCCGAATCAACCTCAAGTATCAACCCAAGAAAAAGCACGTTATCTGATGATCAATCACCACAAACATCTCAGAAATCGTCAACAAGTTATGCTTTCTCGCGCAGCTAATGAAATTGGTTTAGCGCACTAG
- a CDS encoding methyl-accepting chemotaxis protein, which produces MASGVNYTEIYEQAERAYLNGNYQQAASIIDQMIQEFPEDPSVLLLRGHIYCYGLQDYEIAKQQYQLVIELTDKADFLGFARDGLRRIQQMYDDSDPTQSTMGINSAFNNRQTGNSIYDEPTAYQQSRFSEAFGLDTSGNTPHSTAQQPNESGNYTNPFGDEGDMETEHNWQETIDRKTSEFPFFEPEAISAMREDLEGVDEDEAPTFVVSSALEEMPSFEDIFEEHSGNDNDYSSELDPIEDNMATNAVKRELVEDISGNLDSFDERDFSELDSEFSQELPDSGLFEDSLDEEDEGTVNFDLETVNRTEIPNQAKLREPKENIVTGFIGTNEITAKPSSEIKLGALGPFFNAPIRSKELVKAATVGVVSALAVMFTGIITTTPLTEDTDTRFFPLTPSGGLITLVAGLTGFSSSLLLGELISREVKRYKQDLLIQFNAVCQGDLNAKATVYSEDEFGEIASGFNQMVRVINTTITEAQRRSEETERDREDLQRQVIRLLDEVEGAARGDLTVKAQVTADVLGAVADAFNLTIENLREIVRQVKQAAQQVHQSSTDSESYARNQSSDSLRMAEELAVTLNSVQMLTESIQRVAESAREAAAVAQSSALTARKGGEAVETTVAGILQIRETVSETTRKVKRLAEASQEISKIVALINTIASRTNLLALNASIQAAKAGEAGRGFAFVADEVRQLADRSAKSLTQIEQIVLQIQSETGSVMTAMEEGLQQVFEVAEKAEQAKGSLEDIIQVTNRIDSLVRSISADTVEQRENSRAVAQVMQSVELTAQETSQESQRVAGSLQNLVSIAKDLLASVERFRIDQDNKV; this is translated from the coding sequence ATGGCATCAGGAGTAAATTATACAGAAATATACGAGCAAGCAGAGAGAGCCTATTTAAACGGTAATTATCAACAAGCAGCATCAATAATTGACCAGATGATACAGGAATTTCCCGAAGATCCTAGTGTACTGCTGCTAAGAGGTCATATTTATTGTTATGGATTACAAGATTATGAAATAGCTAAACAACAATATCAGTTAGTGATAGAATTAACAGATAAAGCTGATTTTCTAGGTTTTGCGCGGGATGGTCTCAGACGTATTCAACAAATGTACGACGACTCAGATCCTACCCAAAGCACTATGGGCATTAATAGCGCCTTTAACAATCGACAAACAGGTAATAGTATTTATGATGAACCAACGGCTTATCAGCAATCTCGTTTTAGTGAAGCTTTTGGTTTAGATACTAGTGGTAACACCCCTCATTCAACTGCTCAACAACCAAACGAAAGCGGTAATTATACTAACCCTTTTGGAGATGAAGGGGATATGGAAACTGAGCATAATTGGCAAGAAACAATAGATCGTAAAACTTCAGAATTTCCCTTCTTTGAACCAGAAGCGATCTCAGCAATGAGAGAAGATTTAGAAGGAGTGGACGAAGACGAAGCTCCCACCTTTGTAGTATCTTCAGCTTTAGAAGAAATGCCTTCATTTGAAGATATCTTTGAGGAACATTCAGGAAATGACAATGATTACAGTTCAGAATTAGACCCCATTGAAGATAACATGGCAACTAACGCCGTGAAAAGAGAATTAGTAGAGGATATCTCAGGGAATTTAGATTCTTTCGACGAGCGAGACTTTTCCGAATTAGACTCAGAATTTTCTCAAGAATTACCAGACTCAGGATTATTTGAAGACTCTCTCGACGAGGAAGACGAAGGTACAGTTAACTTTGATTTAGAAACCGTCAACCGTACAGAAATTCCCAATCAAGCTAAATTAAGAGAACCAAAAGAAAATATAGTCACAGGCTTTATTGGCACTAATGAGATTACCGCTAAACCAAGTAGTGAGATCAAATTAGGCGCATTAGGACCATTTTTTAATGCACCGATTAGAAGTAAAGAATTAGTAAAAGCAGCAACCGTTGGGGTAGTTTCAGCTTTAGCGGTTATGTTTACAGGAATAATAACCACAACACCTTTAACAGAAGACACCGACACCAGGTTTTTCCCCCTAACCCCTTCAGGAGGTTTAATTACCTTAGTAGCAGGTTTAACCGGATTTAGTAGTAGTTTACTCCTCGGAGAATTAATCAGTAGAGAAGTTAAACGTTATAAACAAGATTTACTCATTCAATTTAACGCAGTCTGTCAAGGAGATTTGAACGCCAAAGCAACCGTTTACTCAGAAGATGAATTCGGGGAAATCGCTTCAGGATTTAATCAAATGGTGAGAGTAATTAATACCACCATTACCGAAGCACAAAGAAGATCAGAAGAAACAGAACGCGATCGCGAAGACTTACAACGTCAGGTAATTCGTCTTCTCGATGAAGTAGAAGGAGCAGCTAGAGGAGATTTAACCGTTAAAGCTCAAGTAACAGCAGACGTATTAGGAGCGGTTGCAGACGCCTTTAACCTAACTATTGAAAATTTACGGGAAATTGTCCGCCAAGTAAAACAAGCGGCTCAACAAGTACACCAAAGCTCCACCGATAGTGAATCATACGCGCGTAATCAATCTAGCGACTCTTTACGCATGGCAGAAGAATTAGCCGTAACCCTCAACTCCGTACAAATGCTCACCGAATCCATTCAAAGGGTAGCCGAAAGCGCTAGAGAAGCAGCAGCAGTAGCCCAATCCTCAGCCTTAACCGCTAGAAAAGGTGGGGAAGCGGTAGAAACAACTGTAGCAGGTATCTTACAAATTAGGGAAACAGTATCAGAAACCACGCGTAAAGTTAAACGGTTAGCAGAAGCTTCTCAAGAAATCTCTAAAATCGTCGCTTTGATCAATACTATTGCCTCTAGAACTAATTTACTCGCTTTAAACGCTTCCATTCAAGCAGCTAAAGCAGGGGAAGCAGGTAGAGGTTTTGCCTTTGTAGCTGATGAAGTTAGACAGTTAGCCGATCGCTCAGCTAAATCTCTAACTCAAATCGAACAAATCGTTTTACAGATTCAAAGTGAAACAGGCTCTGTAATGACAGCGATGGAAGAAGGACTACAGCAAGTCTTTGAAGTAGCCGAAAAAGCCGAACAAGCTAAAGGCTCACTCGAAGACATTATTCAAGTAACCAACCGTATTGACTCTTTAGTACGTTCCATTTCTGCAGATACAGTAGAGCAGAGAGAAAATTCTCGCGCAGTAGCCCAAGTAATGCAATCAGTTGAATTAACCGCCCAAGAAACCTCTCAGGAATCTCAAAGAGTCGCAGGCTCGCTACAAAATCTAGTTAGTATCGCTAAAGACTTACTAGCCTCGGTAGAACGTTTCCGTATTGACCAAGATAATAAAGTCTAA